A part of Isachenkonia alkalipeptolytica genomic DNA contains:
- the ylqF gene encoding ribosome biogenesis GTPase YlqF yields the protein MNINWYPGHMKKTKELLREQLKLVDVVWELLDARIPRSSKNPDIDPIVHGKPKIIILNKKDLADPRVTEDWIRYFEEQGITAIPMNSMDSSSATQLLNESKNLLSDKLEARRAKGIRREVIRAMIVGIPNVGKSSMINKYAKKKSAKTGNKPGVTKGKQWVRIQKDLEMLDTPGILWPRLDDEKAALNLAFVGTIKDEIMDRETLGLRLVERLLENYPKDLFARYGLEDMKEETSPLEVMDTIAKKRGCMFKGNEVDYLRVANVLLDEFRNGMIGKFSLETPKDSKAPLK from the coding sequence ATGAATATAAACTGGTATCCCGGTCATATGAAAAAGACCAAGGAGTTATTAAGGGAACAATTAAAGCTGGTGGACGTGGTATGGGAGCTGTTGGATGCAAGAATCCCCAGAAGCAGTAAAAATCCGGATATCGATCCCATTGTTCACGGAAAGCCGAAAATTATTATTTTAAATAAAAAAGATTTAGCCGACCCCCGGGTGACCGAGGACTGGATCCGTTATTTTGAGGAACAGGGGATTACGGCGATTCCCATGAACTCCATGGACAGCAGCAGTGCCACCCAGCTCTTGAATGAAAGTAAAAACCTGCTCTCGGATAAACTGGAAGCTCGCCGGGCCAAGGGTATTCGCCGGGAGGTCATACGGGCCATGATCGTGGGCATTCCCAATGTGGGGAAATCCTCGATGATCAATAAATACGCGAAAAAGAAAAGTGCAAAAACCGGAAATAAACCGGGGGTAACCAAGGGCAAACAGTGGGTTCGGATTCAAAAGGATTTGGAGATGCTGGATACTCCGGGAATTCTTTGGCCGAGACTGGATGACGAAAAAGCGGCCCTGAATCTGGCCTTTGTGGGAACCATCAAGGATGAGATTATGGACCGGGAAACCCTGGGTCTGAGACTGGTGGAGAGACTTCTTGAAAATTACCCCAAGGATCTTTTTGCCCGCTACGGTCTGGAGGATATGAAGGAAGAGACCTCCCCGCTGGAGGTAATGGATACCATTGCAAAGAAAAGAGGTTGTATGTTTAAAGGCAACGAAGTGGATTATCTTCGGGTGGCCAATGTGTTGTTGGACGAATTTAGAAACGGTATGATCGGCAAATTTTCTTTAGAAACACCGAAGGATAGTAAAGCCCCCCTAAAATAA
- a CDS encoding ribonuclease HII, whose translation MDLLGTEKALHQKGYQKIACIDEVGRGCLCGPVTAAAVILPEGMLLEGVRDSKKLSPKKRETLYKVIEEKALAIGIGEVSPEEIDEINIKNATKKAMLLAIENLRTPAGEKVVPDYLLIDAETLNTPLPQEGILQGDGKVQGIAAASIIAKVSRDRLLVELGEKYPEYGLEKHKGYGTKIHREALEKFGPTGIHRKSFLTKMVLPKPGVGANHGS comes from the coding sequence GTGGACTTACTGGGTACGGAAAAAGCCCTTCACCAAAAAGGGTATCAAAAGATTGCTTGTATCGACGAAGTGGGAAGGGGTTGCCTTTGCGGACCGGTGACGGCGGCGGCGGTAATTTTGCCCGAGGGAATGCTTTTGGAGGGGGTAAGGGATTCAAAAAAACTTTCCCCGAAAAAGCGGGAGACCCTCTATAAAGTGATCGAAGAGAAAGCGCTGGCCATCGGCATCGGAGAAGTATCCCCGGAGGAAATCGATGAAATCAATATCAAAAATGCGACGAAAAAGGCCATGCTCCTTGCCATAGAGAATCTTCGGACCCCCGCCGGGGAAAAGGTGGTTCCCGATTATCTATTAATCGATGCAGAGACGTTGAACACGCCCCTTCCCCAAGAAGGCATCCTGCAAGGGGATGGAAAAGTTCAGGGAATTGCGGCGGCATCGATCATTGCAAAAGTAAGCCGGGACCGTCTGTTGGTAGAATTAGGGGAGAAATATCCGGAATACGGTCTTGAAAAACACAAGGGCTACGGAACGAAGATACACCGGGAGGCCTTAGAGAAATTCGGTCCCACGGGGATTCACCGAAAAAGCTTCTTAACAAAAATGGTGCTTCCGAAACCCGGGGTCGGTGCAAACCATGGGTCCTGA
- a CDS encoding YraN family protein, with amino-acid sequence MGPEKSASNSKALGNRGEALAEAYLKDKGFRVLSRNYRTKIGEIDLILSRENLLVFVEVKSRKSTSYGKGFEAVNLKKQQTLRRVAEQYLAYEKQRLKPNMSMRFDVVDVFVHGEQAKFHHIENAF; translated from the coding sequence ATGGGTCCTGAAAAATCCGCTTCCAATTCCAAAGCCTTGGGGAATCGTGGGGAGGCCTTGGCGGAGGCCTATTTAAAGGACAAAGGGTTTCGGGTTCTGTCAAGAAATTATCGGACGAAAATCGGAGAAATTGATCTGATCCTGAGCCGTGAAAACCTGTTGGTCTTCGTGGAGGTCAAAAGCAGAAAATCCACCAGCTACGGGAAAGGCTTCGAAGCGGTAAACCTCAAAAAACAGCAAACCCTCCGTCGGGTGGCGGAGCAGTATTTAGCCTATGAAAAACAGCGGCTGAAGCCGAATATGTCCATGCGCTTTGACGTGGTGGATGTTTTTGTCCATGGGGAACAAGCGAAGTTTCATCACATAGAAAATGCCTTTTAG
- a CDS encoding YifB family Mg chelatase-like AAA ATPase has protein sequence MQIIQSCCIEGLEVYPINVEVDMENGLPVVMIAGLPNAAVKESKDRVRSALKNTGYDFPLKRITINLSPGYTRKDGTHFDLPIALGLLAVSSQIPPLDNEQTLCLGELSLDGRINGVRGVLPMLLEMRKQGYRRALIPGDNLEEGAYVEGMEVLGFEDLQSLIAYLESGVLPKARCFPQPLEKTGTSPEAPFQEALDYRDLKGQESLKRAVEIAAGGYHNLLFIGPPGSGKSMAAKRLPSILPPLNYDEAMEVTKLYSISGKLDFRAGLIKKRPFRSPHSSSTVASLSGGGLIPMPGEISLAHHGILFLDELPEFDKGALEILRQPLEDRKITLSRSHRSFTYPSNFLFAAAMNPCPCGYYGDPVKNCSCSPRDIHRYRHKISGPLLDRVDMIIEVPRGEYQDLKSHGPSRDSKTMAKQVGKARRVQEIRYRDQPFKVNGLLPASLQNQVFTLSKEAEDLLEEAFDKFQLTARGYHKVLKVSRTIADLDASSAISPQHILEALQYRSGSLLNP, from the coding sequence TTGCAAATAATTCAAAGTTGTTGCATCGAAGGACTGGAGGTTTATCCCATAAACGTGGAAGTGGATATGGAAAACGGTCTGCCTGTGGTAATGATTGCGGGTCTTCCCAATGCTGCGGTAAAAGAATCCAAAGATCGGGTCCGTTCCGCCCTGAAAAATACCGGCTACGACTTCCCTCTGAAAAGAATAACCATCAATCTGTCCCCGGGCTACACCCGAAAAGACGGGACCCATTTCGACCTTCCCATCGCCCTGGGACTTCTGGCCGTCTCTAGTCAAATTCCGCCCCTGGACAATGAACAGACCCTTTGCCTGGGAGAGCTTTCCCTGGACGGTAGAATCAACGGGGTCCGGGGGGTTTTGCCCATGCTTTTGGAAATGAGAAAACAGGGGTACCGAAGGGCTCTCATTCCCGGGGACAACCTGGAAGAAGGGGCTTATGTAGAGGGTATGGAGGTCTTAGGTTTTGAGGACCTTCAAAGCCTGATTGCCTATTTGGAAAGCGGCGTTCTTCCCAAGGCCCGATGTTTTCCTCAGCCCCTTGAGAAAACCGGGACCTCCCCGGAGGCCCCTTTCCAGGAGGCCCTGGATTATCGGGACCTTAAGGGCCAGGAATCCCTTAAACGGGCCGTGGAAATTGCCGCCGGGGGCTACCATAACCTTTTATTCATCGGCCCTCCCGGCTCCGGGAAATCCATGGCGGCAAAAAGGCTCCCCTCGATCCTGCCTCCCCTTAACTACGATGAGGCCATGGAGGTTACTAAGCTGTACAGTATCTCGGGAAAGCTGGATTTCCGGGCCGGTCTGATAAAAAAGCGTCCTTTTCGCAGTCCCCACAGTTCCAGCACTGTGGCCTCCTTAAGCGGAGGCGGCCTGATTCCCATGCCCGGAGAAATCTCCCTGGCCCACCACGGCATCCTCTTTCTTGATGAACTGCCGGAATTTGATAAAGGGGCCCTGGAGATCCTTCGTCAGCCCTTAGAGGACCGAAAAATCACCCTCTCCCGTTCCCATCGAAGTTTTACCTACCCCTCAAACTTTCTCTTCGCGGCGGCGATGAATCCCTGTCCCTGCGGTTATTACGGGGATCCGGTCAAGAACTGTAGCTGTTCCCCCCGGGATATCCACCGGTACCGCCACAAAATTTCCGGTCCGCTTTTAGACCGGGTGGATATGATTATAGAGGTTCCCCGGGGCGAGTATCAGGACTTAAAAAGTCATGGCCCCTCCCGGGATTCCAAGACCATGGCAAAACAAGTGGGAAAAGCCCGGAGGGTCCAGGAAATCCGTTACCGGGATCAACCCTTCAAGGTCAACGGCCTGCTGCCCGCTTCCTTGCAAAACCAAGTATTCACCCTGTCAAAGGAGGCCGAGGATTTATTAGAAGAGGCCTTTGACAAGTTTCAACTCACCGCAAGGGGCTATCATAAGGTGCTAAAAGTAAGCCGCACCATCGCAGACCTGGATGCCTCCTCAGCCATTAGCCCCCAGCATATTCTCGAAGCTCTGCAGTACCGCTCGGGGAGTTTGTTGAACCCTTAA
- the eam gene encoding glutamate 2,3-aminomutase produces the protein MDCNTNSKSREISLGRAKELHSRIEDYLKVKDQIIKGTTKKQMISAKAKKEKILKMFDATEEDWNNWKWQLKNRISDVDVLKEIIYLSDKELEDIRQVGKQFRWSISPYYASLIDDDNKYCPVKLMSIPTGVEIEDLEGDTDPMGEEFTNPAGSITRRYPDRLIINVTNECAMYCRHCQRRRNIGGVDRHQPREVLQESIDYIRDNPEIRDVLITGGDPLTLSNDMLDWLLKEITAIETVDYVRLGSRTLVTMPQRVDDEFLEMMEKYSPIFINTHFNHPQEITPETIEACRKLAKAGVPLGNQAVLLNGVNNDKFVMRLLNHELLKSKVRPYYIFHAKHVIGTTHFNTSIDDGIEIMEYLRGYTSGMAIPTYIVNAPKGRGKTPILPQYMVSRGKGFVKIRTWEGKMVDYPNHETRPIESYFE, from the coding sequence TTGGATTGCAATACTAACTCAAAAAGTAGAGAAATATCCTTAGGAAGAGCAAAGGAACTTCATTCAAGAATTGAAGACTATTTAAAGGTAAAGGATCAGATCATCAAGGGTACCACAAAAAAGCAGATGATCAGTGCCAAGGCAAAAAAAGAGAAGATATTAAAAATGTTCGATGCCACGGAAGAAGACTGGAACAATTGGAAATGGCAGTTGAAAAATCGAATCTCCGACGTGGATGTATTAAAGGAGATTATTTATCTAAGCGATAAGGAATTAGAGGATATCCGACAGGTGGGAAAACAGTTTCGATGGTCTATATCCCCCTATTATGCAAGTCTGATCGATGACGATAATAAGTACTGTCCCGTAAAGCTGATGTCTATTCCCACAGGGGTGGAAATCGAAGATCTGGAAGGGGATACGGATCCCATGGGGGAAGAGTTTACCAATCCTGCAGGTTCCATTACCCGAAGATATCCTGACCGATTGATTATTAATGTGACTAATGAATGCGCCATGTACTGCCGTCATTGTCAAAGAAGAAGAAATATCGGCGGGGTGGACCGCCACCAGCCCAGGGAAGTCCTGCAGGAATCCATCGATTACATTCGGGACAATCCGGAAATTCGGGACGTACTGATCACCGGAGGGGATCCTTTAACCCTGTCCAATGATATGCTGGACTGGCTCCTAAAAGAGATAACCGCCATTGAAACCGTGGACTATGTAAGGTTGGGAAGCCGTACCCTGGTCACCATGCCCCAGCGGGTAGATGATGAGTTTTTGGAAATGATGGAAAAGTACTCTCCGATATTTATCAACACCCATTTTAATCATCCCCAGGAAATTACGCCGGAGACCATTGAAGCCTGCCGTAAACTGGCGAAAGCCGGTGTGCCCCTGGGAAATCAAGCGGTGCTTTTAAACGGTGTGAATAATGATAAGTTTGTTATGCGCTTGTTGAATCATGAATTGCTTAAGAGTAAAGTACGGCCCTATTACATCTTCCATGCCAAGCATGTAATCGGAACGACTCATTTTAATACCTCCATTGATGACGGTATTGAAATTATGGAGTATCTTCGGGGATACACTTCGGGCATGGCCATTCCCACCTATATTGTCAATGCGCCGAAGGGAAGAGGAAAAACTCCGATTCTGCCCCAGTATATGGTTTCCCGGGGCAAAGGTTTCGTGAAAATCCGTACCTGGGAAGGAAAAATGGTGGATTATCCCAATCATGAAACCCGGCCCATTGAAAGCTACTTTGAGTAA
- the dprA gene encoding DNA-processing protein DprA, whose protein sequence is MKKRDVYIWLSSIQGVSYGAVRKLEEYFGDIEEVWEAEGRDIYRALGKRSKSAVKIANLRSKEYWHKTREKLSALQVSTVTIADGNYPGKLKKIYDPPYVLFYKGELPGDRPTIGMVGARNATPYGKWAAKKFAKELTDRGVGVISGLALGIDTESHKGAVENRGYTLGVLGSGVDVAYPPTNHQLMENIQKQGCILSEFFLGEEPLKHHFPQRNRIISGLSDGIVVIEAGEKSGSLITVEYALEQGRDVFALPGNINCEKSRGTNRLIRDGAKVLVEVEDILAELPEGLSLPIKQQEEDILRDLSDSEVLVYRCLEKRPLDLDALYYRTKIDIQSLNILLTSLELKGYITRMPGKSFTVNR, encoded by the coding sequence TTGAAAAAAAGGGACGTTTATATATGGCTAAGCAGTATTCAGGGGGTAAGCTACGGGGCGGTCCGCAAGCTGGAAGAGTATTTCGGCGATATCGAAGAGGTTTGGGAAGCCGAGGGAAGGGATATTTACCGAGCCCTGGGAAAACGAAGCAAATCCGCTGTAAAAATTGCAAATCTTCGGTCGAAGGAATACTGGCATAAGACCCGGGAAAAACTTTCCGCCCTGCAGGTGAGTACTGTAACCATTGCAGACGGGAATTATCCCGGGAAGCTGAAAAAAATCTATGACCCTCCCTATGTCCTTTTTTACAAAGGAGAACTCCCGGGAGACCGGCCCACCATCGGTATGGTGGGAGCCCGAAATGCCACCCCCTACGGTAAGTGGGCAGCGAAAAAATTCGCAAAGGAACTGACGGATCGAGGGGTGGGGGTTATTAGCGGCCTGGCTCTGGGGATTGATACGGAAAGTCATAAAGGAGCCGTGGAAAACCGGGGTTATACCCTAGGGGTTCTCGGCTCCGGAGTGGATGTAGCCTATCCCCCGACGAATCATCAGCTGATGGAAAACATTCAGAAACAGGGCTGTATCCTCAGTGAATTTTTTCTCGGGGAAGAACCCTTAAAGCATCACTTCCCCCAGCGCAATCGCATTATCAGCGGCTTATCCGACGGCATTGTGGTGATCGAAGCCGGGGAAAAAAGCGGGTCTCTTATTACGGTGGAATATGCCTTAGAACAAGGGCGAGACGTCTTTGCCCTGCCGGGAAATATCAACTGCGAGAAAAGTCGGGGAACCAACCGCTTGATTCGGGATGGGGCGAAAGTCTTAGTGGAGGTGGAGGACATTCTAGCGGAACTGCCGGAGGGACTTAGTCTTCCCATTAAACAGCAGGAGGAGGATATTCTTCGGGATTTGAGCGACTCCGAAGTCTTGGTTTATCGGTGCCTGGAAAAAAGACCCCTGGACCTTGATGCCTTGTATTACCGAACCAAAATCGATATCCAGTCCCTAAATATTTTGTTGACTTCTTTGGAGTTAAAGGGTTATATTACCCGTATGCCGGGAAAATCATTTACAGTGAATCGATAA
- the topA gene encoding type I DNA topoisomerase translates to MAKSLVIVESPAKAKTIKKFLGRNYTIEASVGHVIDLPKSKLGVNIEEDFEPEYITIRGKGPVLKELRKQAKKASKVFLATDPDREGEAISWHLARALSREQSNIKRIEFNEITKTAVKKAIKEPREIDENLVNAQQARRVLDRLVGYKISPLLWQKIRKGLSAGRVQSVASKMIKEREEEIKAFTPEEYWSIEGEFQNKDKKKFPAKYVKDPEGNKELKNEASVTKVLKVLEKEDFLVKSVKKGQKRRSPQKPFTTSSLQQEASNKMGFSTKKTMSLAQQLYEGIDVKGHGTVGLVTYIRTDSTRISPEAQENIKNFVQQEYGEKYLEKGKAKDAPQKKGAQDAHEAIRPTDITLTPSTVKPSLKRDQFRLYKMIWERAVASLMAKAVFDTIAVELEAKGYIFKGSGSILNFDGFMKVYSFSSTSEDTFLPILEEGETVKLLELDPKQHFTQPPPRYTEATLVKTMEELGIGRPSTYSPTISTILARGYVDKDGRYLVPTELGVLVTETLDEFFSDIIDVNFTADMEQKLDKVEEGDVEWKSIIKDFYESFEKMMKDAEEHMKEIEVVEKSGEVCEKCGGEMLIKYGRYGKFLACENYPDCKNTKPIVDKIGVTCPKCKEGDVIKRKSKKGRLFYGCDQYPNCDFISWNPPAKDPCPKCGEIMVYKKTKKEERIECTNKECKHKIVTSE, encoded by the coding sequence TTGGCAAAATCCCTAGTAATAGTGGAGTCACCGGCCAAGGCAAAAACGATAAAAAAATTTTTAGGAAGAAACTATACCATCGAGGCTTCAGTGGGTCATGTGATTGATCTTCCCAAAAGCAAACTCGGGGTAAATATAGAAGAGGACTTTGAACCGGAATACATTACCATCCGGGGAAAGGGTCCGGTGTTAAAGGAACTGAGAAAACAGGCAAAGAAAGCCTCAAAGGTCTTTCTCGCCACTGACCCGGATAGGGAAGGAGAGGCGATCTCCTGGCACTTAGCCCGGGCCCTCTCCAGGGAACAGAGCAACATTAAACGAATTGAATTCAACGAAATCACAAAAACCGCCGTAAAAAAGGCGATCAAGGAACCCCGGGAAATCGATGAGAACCTGGTCAATGCCCAACAGGCAAGGCGGGTCTTAGACCGGCTGGTGGGGTATAAAATCAGTCCTCTTTTATGGCAGAAGATTCGTAAAGGCCTCAGTGCCGGACGGGTACAATCCGTTGCGTCAAAAATGATCAAGGAACGGGAAGAGGAAATCAAAGCCTTTACCCCGGAAGAGTACTGGTCCATTGAAGGGGAATTTCAAAATAAGGATAAGAAAAAATTCCCGGCGAAATATGTCAAGGACCCGGAAGGAAATAAAGAATTAAAAAATGAAGCGTCGGTTACTAAAGTGCTGAAGGTTTTGGAAAAGGAGGACTTTTTAGTAAAAAGCGTAAAGAAGGGGCAAAAGCGAAGAAGTCCTCAAAAACCCTTTACCACCAGTTCTTTGCAGCAGGAAGCCTCCAACAAGATGGGCTTTTCCACGAAAAAAACCATGTCTCTGGCCCAGCAGCTTTATGAAGGAATTGACGTAAAGGGTCACGGCACCGTGGGACTGGTAACCTATATCCGTACGGATTCCACCCGGATTTCCCCGGAAGCCCAGGAAAATATTAAAAACTTTGTTCAGCAGGAATATGGAGAAAAATATCTGGAAAAAGGAAAGGCCAAGGATGCACCCCAGAAAAAAGGGGCTCAGGATGCCCATGAAGCCATTCGGCCCACGGATATCACCTTAACCCCGAGCACGGTAAAGCCCTCCCTGAAGCGGGATCAGTTCCGACTGTATAAAATGATTTGGGAGCGGGCGGTGGCAAGCTTAATGGCCAAGGCCGTATTTGATACCATCGCCGTGGAACTGGAGGCCAAGGGCTACATTTTCAAGGGTAGCGGCTCGATTCTGAACTTTGACGGTTTTATGAAGGTGTATTCCTTTTCCAGCACCTCCGAGGATACCTTCCTTCCCATTCTGGAAGAGGGGGAAACCGTGAAACTCCTGGAGCTGGATCCCAAGCAGCACTTCACCCAGCCGCCCCCGAGATATACGGAGGCCACTTTGGTAAAAACCATGGAGGAGTTGGGGATCGGACGACCCAGTACCTATTCCCCGACCATTTCCACCATCCTTGCCAGAGGTTACGTGGATAAGGACGGAAGGTACTTAGTTCCTACGGAACTGGGAGTGTTGGTAACAGAAACCCTGGATGAGTTTTTCTCCGACATCATTGATGTCAACTTTACGGCAGATATGGAACAGAAGCTGGATAAAGTGGAAGAAGGAGATGTTGAATGGAAATCCATCATTAAAGATTTCTACGAATCCTTCGAAAAGATGATGAAGGATGCGGAAGAACATATGAAAGAGATTGAAGTGGTGGAAAAAAGCGGGGAGGTCTGCGAAAAATGCGGGGGAGAAATGCTGATAAAATACGGACGCTACGGTAAGTTCTTAGCCTGTGAAAATTACCCCGATTGCAAAAACACCAAGCCCATTGTAGATAAAATCGGGGTAACCTGTCCAAAATGTAAAGAGGGAGATGTGATCAAACGTAAGTCGAAAAAAGGAAGACTCTTTTACGGCTGTGATCAATATCCTAACTGCGATTTTATCTCCTGGAACCCCCCGGCGAAGGATCCCTGTCCCAAATGCGGTGAAATCATGGTGTATAAAAAAACGAAGAAGGAAGAACGGATTGAGTGCACCAACAAAGAGTGTAAGCATAAAATTGTAACCTCGGAGTAA
- the codY gene encoding GTP-sensing pleiotropic transcriptional regulator CodY, producing MSSSLLAKTRRVNKILQQSGEQAVSFNELSRILSEVLEANVYVASSKGKVLGVSLTDSSDCPIITDEKTGQKRFPEEYNAQLLKIQETKHNITKDELLEIFKYDVQSYNKLVTIVPINGSGQRIGTLVLAKLEDEFEDEDLVMAEYSATVVGLEILRAKTEEIEDEARKKAVVQMAVGTLSYSELEAVEHIFNELDGKEGLLVASKIADRVGITRSVIVNALRKFESAGVIESRSLGMKGTHIKILNDWLLDELRNIRNK from the coding sequence ATGTCAAGTTCATTATTAGCAAAAACCCGGCGGGTCAATAAAATCTTGCAGCAATCCGGAGAGCAAGCGGTATCCTTTAACGAATTAAGCAGAATTTTAAGCGAGGTGCTGGAGGCCAATGTATATGTGGCAAGTTCCAAGGGAAAGGTGTTAGGGGTAAGCTTAACGGACTCTTCCGATTGCCCGATCATTACCGATGAGAAGACGGGACAAAAAAGATTTCCCGAGGAGTATAATGCTCAGCTTCTGAAAATTCAGGAAACCAAGCATAACATCACCAAGGATGAGTTATTGGAAATCTTTAAGTACGACGTACAAAGTTATAACAAATTGGTAACCATTGTGCCGATCAATGGCAGCGGACAGCGAATCGGAACCTTGGTACTGGCGAAACTGGAAGACGAGTTTGAAGATGAAGACCTGGTAATGGCAGAGTACAGTGCCACCGTAGTGGGACTGGAAATTCTACGGGCAAAAACCGAAGAAATTGAAGATGAAGCCCGGAAAAAAGCAGTGGTACAAATGGCCGTGGGAACCCTTTCCTATTCGGAATTGGAAGCCGTGGAGCATATTTTCAATGAACTGGACGGAAAAGAAGGTCTCCTGGTAGCCAGTAAAATTGCGGACCGTGTAGGCATTACCCGTTCTGTAATCGTAAATGCCCTTCGAAAGTTTGAAAGCGCCGGAGTGATTGAGTCCCGTTCTTTAGGAATGAAAGGAACCCATATCAAGATCTTAAATGACTGGCTGTTGGATGAGCTTCGAAACATTCGCAACAAGTAA
- the flgB gene encoding flagellar basal body rod protein FlgB, producing the protein MYKNINLYTRALNASWKRNEVLANNIANVNTPGYKRSDVKFQEKLKESLQETTVQGAKTHESHLDIGGKDLSNITHEVTTSEGYSTRRDENNVDVDVEMGEVTKNNIYYEAVSRQMSSKFNRLRSSITGGR; encoded by the coding sequence GTGTACAAAAATATAAATCTTTACACCCGGGCCTTAAATGCGTCCTGGAAGCGAAATGAAGTGCTGGCAAACAACATTGCCAACGTAAACACCCCGGGTTACAAACGCTCCGATGTAAAATTTCAGGAAAAACTTAAGGAAAGTTTGCAGGAAACCACGGTACAAGGGGCAAAGACCCATGAAAGCCACCTGGATATCGGGGGCAAAGACTTATCGAATATTACCCATGAAGTCACCACTTCAGAGGGCTACAGTACCAGAAGAGATGAAAACAACGTGGATGTGGATGTGGAGATGGGCGAGGTAACGAAAAATAATATTTACTACGAGGCCGTATCCCGTCAGATGAGCAGCAAATTTAACAGGCTGAGAAGCTCTATTACAGGAGGTAGATAA
- the flgC gene encoding flagellar basal body rod protein FlgC, whose amino-acid sequence MFNAIDVSASGLTAERLRMDVISKNIANANTTRTVNGTPYRRQVVNFETQGEGRSFQNHLNDQMEKFSGVEVTGIKEDQSPFKNEYEPGHPDANEEGYVLKPNVDIVTEMANMISATRAYEANVTSIDAAKNMAQRALEIGR is encoded by the coding sequence ATGTTTAATGCAATTGATGTCAGTGCGTCAGGGCTTACGGCGGAACGCCTTCGAATGGATGTTATTTCGAAAAACATCGCCAATGCCAACACCACAAGGACCGTAAACGGAACCCCTTATCGAAGACAGGTGGTAAACTTCGAAACCCAAGGCGAAGGCCGGAGCTTTCAAAACCATTTGAATGATCAGATGGAAAAGTTCTCCGGAGTGGAGGTTACCGGGATCAAAGAGGACCAATCTCCCTTTAAGAATGAGTATGAACCGGGACACCCCGATGCCAATGAAGAGGGATATGTATTAAAACCCAATGTGGACATCGTTACGGAAATGGCGAACATGATCTCGGCAACAAGGGCCTATGAAGCCAATGTCACGTCCATTGATGCAGCGAAAAACATGGCCCAGCGGGCACTGGAAATCGGAAGATAA
- the fliE gene encoding flagellar hook-basal body complex protein FliE, translating into MEVQGLQQINPGLDEGQGRLHNDIAPSKGPSFMDYMNHAVDQANQLDLEAEDLSMQLAAGELDNTHEAVIAAQKAETSLQFITEIRNKVLDAYNEVMRMQI; encoded by the coding sequence ATGGAAGTACAGGGATTACAACAAATCAACCCCGGACTGGATGAAGGACAGGGACGCTTACATAATGATATTGCCCCCTCGAAGGGGCCTTCCTTTATGGACTATATGAATCATGCCGTGGATCAGGCCAATCAGCTGGACCTGGAGGCGGAAGATCTGTCAATGCAACTTGCCGCGGGAGAACTGGACAACACCCATGAAGCGGTAATCGCCGCTCAAAAAGCAGAAACTTCCTTGCAGTTTATTACGGAAATACGAAATAAGGTACTGGATGCCTACAATGAAGTTATGCGAATGCAAATATAG